The following are encoded together in the Hoplias malabaricus isolate fHopMal1 chromosome 3, fHopMal1.hap1, whole genome shotgun sequence genome:
- the bccip gene encoding protein BCCIP homolog encodes MASSAKRRAVGAGENPEESEESSDQGLEEDSEDSEEEVNEEVVVDFEAHTVSDNDFNGIKKLLQQLFLKAHVNTSELTDLIIQQNHIGSVIKQAEVPDDSDDEDPDEVFGFISIVNLTERKGMECVEQIKELVLGQCEKLCSAAVLEQFEKVLHDTSQAVGLLLSERFINVPPQIALPLYRQLLDEMVEAQKTNKPSGKCQYCLLISKTCQESKKSVSARGPPKEELMFVNAEEEFFYEQAVAKFNYSVQEEADSCLTGRWSFDDVPMKPFRTVSLIPMDRMPAIMDKLKEYLTI; translated from the exons ATGGCTTCATCCGCGAAGAGACGAGCAGTTGGAGCCGGAGAAAACCCTGAGGAAAGTGAAGAAAGCTCGGACCAAGGATTAGAGGAGGACAGCGAGGACTCAGAAGAAGAAGTAAACGAG gaGGTTGTTGTGGACTTTGAAGCACACACTGTATCTGATAATGACTTCAATGGCATTAAGAAGCTGCTGCAACAG CTTTTTTTAAAGGCCCATGTAAACACCTCAGAACTTACAGACCTCATCATTCAGCAGAATCACATCGGTAGTGTCATCAAG cAAGCAGAGGTGCCGGatgacagtgatgatgaggatccAGATGAAGTGTTTGGGTTCATCAGCATTGTAAATCTGACAGAGAGGAAG GGTATGGAGTGTGTGGAGCAGATCAAGGAGCTGGTTTTGGGACAGTGTGAAAAGCTATGTTCTGCAGCCGTTCTGGAGCAGTTTGAGAAAGTTCTGCACGACACATCTCAAGCAGTTGGACTGCTACTCAGCGAACGTTTCATCAACGTACCACCACAGATTGCTTTGCCACTCTATAGACAACTCCT AGATGAGATGGTAGAAGCACAGAAGACCAATAAGCCGAGTGGGAAGTGTCAATACTGTCTGCTGATTAGCAAAACATGCCAGGAATCCAAGAAGTCTGTATCTGCTCGAGGACCTCCAAAGGAAGAGCTCATGTTTGTCAATGCAGAGGAGGAGTTCTTTTATGAG CAAGCCGTGGCAAAGTTCAACTACTCTGTACAGGAGGAGGCAGATTCATGTCTCACGGGACGGTGGTCCTTTGATGATGTACCAATGAAACCCTTCAGAACAGTGTCTCTGATTCCCATGGACAGAATGCCAGCGATTATGGACAAACTCAAGGAGTACCTCACTATCTGA
- the wbp2 gene encoding WW domain-binding protein 2, whose protein sequence is MALNQNHSESGGVIINNSESVLMSYENVELVFSDADRLPDLFKKSKKGSIYLTPYRVIFVTKGKDALQSFMMPFYLMKGCEVKQPVLGANYIKGAVNAEPGGGWEGSANFKLIFIAGGAIEFGQYMLQVAAQASRGQPVTGNVGCSYMANGAYAYPPPPPANGIYSTGPPPPGYAYPGPPPPGAFYPNPTGLDGPAAYMPPPPYSASMAQAPLDPDLPRTPAAEAKAAEAAASASSTSLTSTHVYLPEDKPPPYSPPDDKKKQ, encoded by the exons ATGGCCCTCAACCAGAACCATTCCGAGTCCGGAGGAGTCATCATCAACAACAGTGAGAG TGTCCTGATGTCCTATGAGAATGTGGAGCTGGTGTTCAGTGATGCAGACCGTTTACCGGACTTGTTTAAGAAGAGCAAGAAGGGCAGCATCTATCTTACACCATACAGG GTGATATTTGTGACAAAGGGGAAGGATGCTCTACAGTCTTTCATGATGCCGTTCTACCTGATGAAGGGTTGCGAGGTCAAACAGCCTGTGCTTGGCGCCAACTACATCAAGGGCGCAGTGAATGCTGAACCTGGGG gtGGTTGGGAGGGGTCTGCCAATTTTAAGCTGATCTTTATTGCTGGAGGAGCTATTGAGTTTGGGCAATACATGCTCCAGGTGGCAGCTCAGG CCTCCAGAGGGCAGCCTGTGACTGGTAATGTTGGATGTTCATACATGGCAAATGGAGCATATGCCTATCCACCTCCCCCTCCAGCTAACGGAATCTACTCCACTGGACCACCACCTCCTGGCTATGCCTACCCTGGACCACCACCTCCAG GTGCGTTCTATCCCAATCCTACTGGTTTGGATGGTCCAGCAGCCTACATGCCTCCTCCTCCTTACTCTGCCTCAATGGCCCAGGCCCCTCTAGACCCAGACCTACCCCGGACTCCTGCAG CGGAGGCAAAGGCAGCGGAGGCAGCAGCTAGTGCAAGCTCCACCTCCCTGACATCAACTCATGTTTATCTGCCAGAA GACAAGCCCCCGCCTTACTCACCACCTGATGACAAGAAGAAACAATAA
- the trim65 gene encoding E3 ubiquitin-protein ligase TRIM65 has product MMEAHNLTCIICLERFKYPVTIPCGHTFCKVCISRFWDQREKEGPMPAEFNCPVCNETFSSRPTLKRNVSLSLLTEATANSAVMKDTSASCRDDTARQGPEQFCERHQKPLVMYCTNDGICVCCACAVNECKNHDKVLVEEERNSREAGLKKKGMDVRKCREDTERNIEELSENIAKAKVSLQQTSQWVSAKFSQLLKVLVEKQEMTQSFVEQQEVSALAQAEARLSELQEKARQLLELEEQISSLYALPDCQLIQDSRLVGVPQMGEVPVDVTVNVQEKLNPVTDVLSRVSKLVCEDLDKAVYAVVGHDKEGSPQDKRPVLAVVPSPATPSYAAGKEGLSAYRCSLTFDPRTANAHLLLSQSNRRAEHLTSGPRPVPAHEARFDHTWQVLCFENFTHGRHYWELEVSKPWAYVGVTYQAIPRKDKSKICMLGMNELSWSLQLDERQLAAWHAGRREAVACQLQLHTQPLRIGMLLDYEAGTLTYYGEGQVRLHAFHCAFSHELFPACWIGEGVSVTLCPP; this is encoded by the exons ATGATGGAGGCACACAATCTGACCTGTATCATCTGTTTGGAGCGTTTTAAATACCCAGTGACGATACCCTGCGGCCACACTTTCTGCAAGGTCTGCATATCCAGATTCTgggatcagagagagaaagagggaccTATGCCTGCTGAATTCAACTGCCCAGTTTGTAATGAGACGTTTTCCAGCAGGCCCACACTGAAACGGAATGTGTCCCTGTCTCTCCTGACCGAAGCTACTGCTAACAGTGCTGTGATGAAAGACACTAGTGCGTCATGTAGAGATGACACAGCCAGACAGGGACCTGAGCAGTTCTGTGAGCGGCACCAAAAGCCCCTGGTTATGTACTGCACGAACGAcggcatatgtgtgtgttgtgcatgtGCTGTGAATGAGTGCAAGAACCATGACAAGgtcctggtggaggaggagcgGAACAGCCGAGAG GCCGGACTAAAGAAGAAGGGAATGGACGTCAGAAAGTGCAGAGAGGATACAGAGCGGAACattgaggagctcagtgaaaaCATTGCTAAAGCTAAG GTGTCACTCCAGCAGACTTCTCAGTGGGTGAGTGCAAAGTTTTCACAGCTACTGAAGGTGCTGGTGGAGAAGCAGGAGATGACACAGAGCTTTGTGGAGCAGCAGGAAGTCAGTGCACTGGCCCAGGCCGAGGCTCGACTCAGTGAACTGCAGGAGAAAGCTCGACAGCTTCTGGAGCTAGAGGAGCAAATCAGTAGTCTATATGCTCTCCCTGACTGCCAGCTTATTCAG GACTCCAGGCTGGTGGGGGTCCCTCAGATGGGTGAGGTTCCTGTAGATGTTACTGTGAATGTACAAGAAAAACTTAATCCAGTCACAGACGTGCTGTCTCGGGTCTCTAAATTGGTGTGTGAAGACCTCGATAAAGCTGTGTATGCAGTCGTAGGCCATGACAAGGAAG GCTCTCCTCAGGACAAAAGACCAGTGCTTGCTGTGGTGCCCAGTCCTGCCACTCCGTCTTATGCAGCAGGAAAGGAAGGCCTCAGTGCAT ACCGATGTTCCCTGACCTTTGACCCTCGCACGGCCAATGCCCATCTTCTCCTCTCTCAGAGCAACCGGCGTGCGGAGCACCTAACATCTGGACCACGTCCCGTCCCAGCTCACGAGGCTCGATTTGACCACACCTGGCAGGTTCTGTGCTTCGAGAACTTCACCCACGGTCGTCACTACTGGGAGTTGGAGGTGTCCAAGCCATGGGCATATGTGGGGGTTACGTACCAGGCTATCCCTCGCAAGGACAAGAGTAAGATCTGCATGCTGGGGATGAACGAACTGTCATGGAGTCTGCAGCTGGACGAGAGGCAGCTGGCCGCCTGGCACGCTGGACGCAGGGAGGCTGTAGCTTGTCAGCTGCAGTTGCACACGCAGCCTCTTCGTATTGGTATGCTGCTGGACTACGAAGCCGGAACTCTCACTTACTATGGAGAGGGCCAGGTGCGGCTGCATGCCTTCCACTGCGCCTTCTCCCATGAGCTTTTCCCTGCCTGCTGGATTGGAGAGGGAGTCAGCGTCACTCTCTGCCCACCCTGA